TACAGCCCGCGCGAGCTCGTCGGCCGTGTCCGCGCGCTGCTGCGGCGGGCGCTGCCGACCACGACGACCCGACCCGACGTGGTTGTGGGGGACCTCGTCGTGGACCCCGAACGCCGGACGGTGACCGTCGACGCTCGGCCCGTGGAACTGACGCGCGCCGAATTCGATCTGCTGCTCGTTTTCGCCACCCAGGCGGGGATCGTCCTCAGCCGGTCGCAACTCCTCGACCACCTGCACGGCTCCGACCGGTGGATCGGGCCGCGCACCATCGACACCCACGTGAAGAACCTGCGACTGAAGATCGAGAACGACCCGCAGCGGCCCGCGAGGATCGTCACCGTGCACGGCGTGGGGTACAAGCTCGAGTCCGCCTCGGCCTGAGCGTCGCCGCGAGCGCAGACGTTGCTTCCCGGCATCCTTCGGTCCTGTTAGATTTTTCGGTATGCCGAAAAATGTGCTCGTGGAGTCGCCCCGGGTGCGCGGCCCCCGCGCGGCCTGGCTGCTCGGACCGGCGCTCGTCGCGGGAGTGGCGTACCTCGATCCGGGCAACGTCGCGAGCAACATGACCGCCGGCGCCCGATACGGCTACCTGCTGGTCTGGGTGGTGGTCCTCGGCAACGTCATGGCCTGGCTCATCCAGTACCTCTCGGCGAAGATCGGCATCGTGACGCGCCGGAGCCTGCCCGAGATCCTCGGCGCCCGCATCCGCAACCACACCGCACGCCGCGCCTACTGGCTGCAGGCCGAGCTCGTCGCGATGGCCACCGACGTCGCCGAGATCATCGGCGGCGCCGTCGCGCTGTGGCTGCTGTTCGGGGTGCCGCTCGTCTGGGGCGGGCTGATCACCGGCGCCGTGTCGATCGTCCTGCTGCTCATCCAGTCGCGCGGCGGTGCGCGCCCGTTCGAGTTCGTGATCATCGGGCTGATGGCGATCATCGTCCTCGGCTTCACCTACGGCGTCTTCATCGGACCGCCCGACGCCAGCGGCGTCGTCGAGGGTCTCCTCCCCCGTTTCGACGGCACCGACTCGGTGCTGCTGGCGGCCTCCATCCTCGGCGCGACGATCATGCCGCACGCGATCTACGCCCACAGCTCGCTCGCCCGCGACCGGTTCCGGCCGGCCACCGGCCGGACGACGACGGATGCCGCCGCCGCCGACGCCGCCATCGACACCTGCCGCGTGCTCCGCGCCACCCGTTGGGATGTGACGATCGCTCTGGCGATCGCCGGAAGCGTGAACCTCTGCATCCTGCTGCTCGCCGCGGCGAACCTCGACGGGGTGCCCGGCACCGACAGCCTCGAGGGCGCGTACGCCGCGCTGCAGTCCGGGATCGGGCCGGTCGTCGCCACCCTCTTCGCGGTCGGCCTGCTCGCGAGCGGCCTGGCGAGCAGCGCCGTCGGCGCCTATGCGGGGGCGGAGATCATGCAGGGACTGCTGCGCGTCCGCATCCCGCTCCTCGTCCGGCGCCTGGTGACGCTCGTCCCGGCGCTCGTGA
This DNA window, taken from Microbacterium sp. MM2322, encodes the following:
- a CDS encoding response regulator transcription factor, whose translation is MARIVIVEDDELQSELIRRYLERERHDVHVIGDGAAALAAIRASSPDLLIVDVMLPGLDGLTLCRTLREEMYDLPILILTARSTENDLLLGLELGADDYVTKPYSPRELVGRVRALLRRALPTTTTRPDVVVGDLVVDPERRTVTVDARPVELTRAEFDLLLVFATQAGIVLSRSQLLDHLHGSDRWIGPRTIDTHVKNLRLKIENDPQRPARIVTVHGVGYKLESASA
- a CDS encoding Nramp family divalent metal transporter, translated to MPKNVLVESPRVRGPRAAWLLGPALVAGVAYLDPGNVASNMTAGARYGYLLVWVVVLGNVMAWLIQYLSAKIGIVTRRSLPEILGARIRNHTARRAYWLQAELVAMATDVAEIIGGAVALWLLFGVPLVWGGLITGAVSIVLLLIQSRGGARPFEFVIIGLMAIIVLGFTYGVFIGPPDASGVVEGLLPRFDGTDSVLLAASILGATIMPHAIYAHSSLARDRFRPATGRTTTDAAAADAAIDTCRVLRATRWDVTIALAIAGSVNLCILLLAAANLDGVPGTDSLEGAYAALQSGIGPVVATLFAVGLLASGLASSAVGAYAGAEIMQGLLRVRIPLLVRRLVTLVPALVILAVGVDPTFALILSQVILSFGIPFALIPLVALTAKADLLGGYRNRAWTTAAGILASIFLVALNGLLLWLTLFGG